In a single window of the Bacteroides acidifaciens genome:
- the ruvB gene encoding Holliday junction branch migration DNA helicase RuvB, with amino-acid sequence MEQEDFNIREHQLTSKERDFENALRPLSFEDFSGQDKVVENLRIFVKAARLRGEALDHVLLHGPPGLGKTTLSNIIANELGVGFKVTSGPVLDKPGDLAGVLTSLEPNDVLFIDEIHRLSPVVEEYLYSAMEDYRIDIMIDKGPSARSIQIDLNPFTLVGATTRSGLLTAPLRARFGINLHLEYYDDDILSNIIRRSASILDVPCSVRAASEIASRSRGTPRIANALLRRVRDFAQVKGSGSIDTEIAQFALEALNIDKYGLDEIDNKILCTIIDKFKGGPVGITTIATALGEDAGTIEEVYEPFLIKEGFMKRTPRGREVTELAYKHLGRSLYNSQKTLFND; translated from the coding sequence ATGGAACAGGAAGATTTTAACATACGCGAACATCAGCTGACTTCAAAGGAACGGGATTTTGAGAACGCACTCCGCCCGTTGAGCTTTGAAGACTTCAGCGGACAGGACAAGGTGGTGGAGAACCTTCGCATTTTTGTGAAGGCGGCACGCTTGCGTGGCGAGGCGCTCGACCATGTGCTGTTGCATGGCCCTCCCGGCTTGGGAAAAACAACCCTTTCAAATATCATTGCCAATGAATTGGGCGTCGGCTTTAAAGTCACTTCCGGTCCGGTGCTTGATAAACCGGGTGACCTGGCAGGTGTGCTGACCAGTCTCGAACCTAACGACGTACTGTTTATTGATGAAATCCATCGTTTGTCGCCAGTAGTGGAAGAGTATCTTTACTCTGCCATGGAAGATTACCGCATTGATATTATGATTGATAAGGGACCTTCGGCACGTAGCATTCAGATTGATTTGAATCCTTTTACGCTGGTGGGTGCCACTACGCGTAGCGGTCTGCTGACAGCCCCGCTTCGTGCACGTTTTGGTATAAACCTGCATTTGGAGTATTATGACGATGATATTTTGAGCAATATAATCCGCCGTTCTGCATCCATTCTGGATGTACCCTGCTCGGTACGTGCAGCGTCGGAGATTGCATCCCGCAGTCGTGGGACGCCCCGTATTGCCAATGCTTTGCTTCGCCGTGTGCGTGATTTTGCTCAGGTGAAAGGTTCGGGTTCTATCGATACGGAAATCGCCCAGTTTGCGTTGGAAGCATTGAATATTGACAAATATGGCTTGGACGAGATAGACAACAAGATACTTTGTACCATTATAGACAAGTTTAAAGGCGGTCCTGTCGGTATAACGACCATTGCTACCGCTTTGGGAGAAGATGCGGGAACCATCGAGGAAGTTTACGAACCTTTCCTGATCAAAGAAGGATTCATGAAGCGCACTCCTCGTGGTCGTGAGGTGACAGAACTTGCCTATAAGCATTTGGGGCGTAGCCTTTATAACAGTCAGAAGACACTGTTTAACGACTAA
- the ybeY gene encoding rRNA maturation RNase YbeY, giving the protein MAVTYQTEGVKMPDIKKRETTEWIKAVAASYGKRLGEIAYIFCSDEKILEVNRQYLQHDYYTDIITFDYCEGDRLSGDLFISLDTIRTNAEQFGASYDDELHRVIIHGILHLCGINDKGPGEREIMEAAENKALAIRQS; this is encoded by the coding sequence ATGGCTGTAACTTATCAAACAGAAGGCGTAAAAATGCCTGATATCAAGAAACGCGAGACTACGGAATGGATAAAGGCGGTAGCTGCTTCTTACGGGAAAAGACTCGGTGAAATCGCTTATATCTTCTGCTCCGACGAAAAGATTCTGGAGGTAAACCGTCAGTATCTGCAACACGACTACTACACGGACATTATTACTTTCGATTATTGTGAAGGCGACCGCCTGTCGGGTGACTTATTCATCAGTCTGGATACGATACGCACCAATGCGGAACAATTCGGCGCATCCTATGACGATGAGCTACATCGTGTCATTATTCACGGAATTCTCCACTTGTGCGGCATCAACGATAAAGGTCCCGGAGAGCGGGAGATTATGGAAGCTGCGGAGAATAAGGCATTGGCGATACGACAGTCATAA
- a CDS encoding TIGR00341 family protein: MKTDERNKFAIRSFLNEYLDLKKDKDNELVTVDSIRKGVEFKGANLWILIFAIFMASLGLNVNSTAVIIGAMLISPLMGPIMGVGLSVGLNDFELMKRSLKSFLITTAFSVTTATIFFLLAPIAGSQSELLARTSPTIYDVFIALFGGLAGVVALSTKEKGNVIPGVAIATALMPPLCTAGYGLASGNLIYFLGAFYLYFINSVFISLATFLGVRVMHFQRKEFVDKTREKTVRKYIILIVVLTMCPAVYLTYGIIKGTFYEAAANRFISEQLGFENTQVLDKKISYEHKELRVVLIGSEVPDASISIARSKLKEYKLEDTKLIVLQGMNNEAVDVSSIRAMVMEDFYKNSEQRLQEQKVKISQLETTLEQYRTYDALSRTLVPELKVLYPSVTTLSIAHSLEVRVDSMKTDTVTLAVMKFARHPSATEKAKISEWLKARVGAKQLRLITE, encoded by the coding sequence ATGAAGACAGATGAACGTAATAAATTTGCCATCAGGTCCTTTCTGAACGAATATCTGGACTTGAAAAAAGACAAGGATAACGAACTGGTAACAGTCGATTCTATCCGCAAAGGAGTAGAGTTCAAAGGAGCTAACTTATGGATTCTTATCTTTGCCATTTTTATGGCATCACTCGGTCTGAATGTAAATTCTACCGCCGTTATCATCGGTGCCATGTTGATCTCTCCGTTGATGGGACCTATCATGGGAGTAGGATTATCAGTCGGGCTGAATGACTTCGAATTGATGAAACGCTCTTTGAAGAGTTTCCTTATTACGACCGCTTTCAGTGTGACGACAGCGACTATTTTCTTCCTTCTTGCGCCTATTGCCGGTTCACAGTCCGAGTTGCTGGCACGCACATCGCCTACTATTTATGACGTATTCATCGCATTATTCGGTGGTTTGGCAGGCGTAGTAGCCCTTTCTACCAAAGAAAAAGGAAACGTGATTCCGGGCGTCGCCATTGCTACCGCATTGATGCCTCCGCTCTGTACGGCAGGATACGGATTGGCGTCCGGTAATCTGATTTATTTCTTAGGAGCCTTCTATCTCTATTTCATCAATTCTGTATTTATCAGTCTGGCTACCTTCCTTGGTGTTCGCGTGATGCATTTCCAGCGGAAAGAGTTTGTGGATAAAACCCGTGAGAAGACAGTGCGTAAATATATCATTCTGATTGTGGTTCTGACGATGTGCCCGGCTGTCTATCTGACGTATGGCATCATTAAGGGCACCTTCTACGAGGCGGCTGCCAACCGGTTTATTTCTGAACAGTTAGGATTTGAAAATACACAGGTACTTGACAAAAAGATCAGTTATGAACACAAGGAACTCCGTGTTGTGCTGATTGGGTCTGAAGTGCCGGATGCTTCTATCTCCATAGCCCGTAGTAAACTAAAAGAGTATAAACTTGAAGATACGAAACTGATAGTATTGCAAGGCATGAATAATGAAGCGGTAGATGTCTCTTCTATTCGTGCCATGGTAATGGAAGACTTCTATAAGAACAGCGAACAGCGGCTTCAGGAGCAGAAAGTGAAAATATCCCAACTGGAGACAACGCTTGAACAATATAGGACGTATGACGCACTGAGCCGTACACTAGTGCCCGAATTGAAGGTGCTTTACCCTTCTGTCACTACGCTCTCCATCGCTCATTCCCTTGAAGTACGGGTGGATTCGATGAAAACGGATACGGTGACATTGGCTGTGATGAAGTTTGCCAGACATCCGTCTGCTACCGAGAAAGCCAAGATTAGCGAGTGGCTGAAAGCCCGTGTAGGAGCCAAGCAGTTGCGACTGATTACAGAATAA
- a CDS encoding nucleoside recognition domain-containing protein: MVLNYIWIGFFVVAFIIALIKVIFLGDTEIFTAIMNATFDSSKTAFEISLGLTGVLALWLGIMKIGENSGLINALARFLSPVLCRLFPDIPKGHPVLGSIFMNMSANMLGLDNAATPLGLKAMKELQELNPKKDTASNPMIMFLVINTSGLIIIPISIMVYRAQMGAAQPTDVFIPILLSTFISTLVGVIAVSIAQKINLINKPILLLMGVICLFFSGLIYLFLSVSREDMGTYSTLIANILLFSVIILFILTGVRKKINVYDSFVEGAKEGFTTAVRIIPYLVAFLVGIAVFRTSGAMDFLVGGIGYIVGLCGVDTSFVGALPTALMKSLSGSGANGLMIDTMKELGPDSFVGRMSCIVRGASDTTFYILAVYFGSVGITKTRNAVTCGLIADFSGIIAAILISYLFFF; this comes from the coding sequence ATGGTTTTAAATTACATCTGGATAGGATTCTTTGTCGTCGCCTTTATTATCGCCCTTATAAAAGTAATTTTCCTGGGAGATACGGAGATATTTACGGCTATCATGAACGCTACATTTGATTCTTCAAAAACAGCTTTCGAGATATCCCTGGGGCTTACAGGCGTACTGGCTCTTTGGCTGGGCATCATGAAAATCGGAGAAAATAGCGGATTGATTAATGCGCTGGCTCGCTTTCTTAGTCCGGTGCTTTGCCGGCTGTTTCCGGACATTCCTAAAGGGCACCCGGTGTTAGGGTCCATCTTCATGAATATGTCTGCCAATATGCTTGGCCTCGACAATGCAGCTACCCCACTGGGGCTGAAAGCGATGAAAGAGCTGCAAGAACTGAACCCGAAAAAGGACACGGCTTCCAATCCGATGATTATGTTTTTGGTGATTAATACATCCGGCCTTATCATCATTCCGATCAGTATCATGGTATATCGCGCACAAATGGGGGCTGCACAGCCTACAGATGTATTTATCCCTATCCTGCTAAGTACTTTCATTTCCACTTTAGTAGGAGTCATAGCAGTCAGCATCGCTCAAAAGATAAACTTAATCAATAAGCCTATTCTCCTTTTAATGGGCGTTATCTGCCTTTTCTTTTCCGGCTTGATTTATCTGTTCCTAAGCGTTTCGCGAGAGGACATGGGTACTTATTCTACATTAATAGCGAATATTCTGCTGTTCAGTGTCATCATCCTGTTTATCCTGACGGGAGTCAGAAAGAAAATCAATGTATACGATTCGTTTGTAGAAGGAGCCAAAGAGGGATTTACGACAGCTGTACGCATCATCCCTTATCTGGTTGCCTTCCTTGTAGGAATTGCAGTGTTCCGCACTTCGGGAGCAATGGATTTTCTGGTGGGAGGCATCGGCTATATAGTAGGCTTATGCGGAGTCGACACGAGCTTTGTAGGTGCACTGCCTACTGCATTGATGAAATCGCTTAGCGGTAGCGGTGCGAACGGATTGATGATCGATACGATGAAAGAACTGGGACCGGATTCGTTTGTGGGGCGTATGAGTTGTATCGTTCGCGGGGCTTCGGACACCACATTCTACATTCTGGCGGTTTATTTCGGCAGTGTAGGGATTACCAAAACTCGTAATGCGGTGACTTGCGGTCTGATAGCAGACTTCTCAGGTATCATAGCCGCCATCTTAATCAGTTATTTATTTTTCTTTTAA
- a CDS encoding S46 family peptidase has translation MKFRLTVIVLLSICLSKAFADEGMWLLGNLNKNKQTEQVMKQLGLQMPVKKLYNPKKPCLADAVVSFGGFCSGVVVSEDGLVFTNHHCGFSSIQQHSSVEHDYLKDGFVARSLEEELPNPELYVRFLLRTENVTKRVLSAAKHAKTESERRVAVDSVMNVIGMEISEKDSTLTGIVDAYYAGNEFWLSVYRDYNDVRLVFAPPSSVGKFGWDTDNWMWPRHTGDFSVFRIYANSKNGPADYSPENVPYRPEYVAPISLDGYKEGSFCMTLGYPGSTERYLSSYGIEEMMNGINQAMIDVRGVKQAIWKREMDHRPDIRIKYASKYDESSNYWKNSIGTNKAIKHLKVLEKKRAAETALREWIQSHPEEREKLLRLFSSLELSYSNRREANRALAYFGEAFINGPELVQLALEILNFDFEAEEKQVVSRMKKLLEKYDNLDTAIDKEVFAAMLKEFQTKVDKKYLPAMYQKIDTLYNGNIQAYVDSLYATSQITSPKGLKRFLERDTTYNLFEDPAVSLSLDLIVKYYEMNQSISEASEQIEQGERLFNAAMRRMYADRNFYPDANSTMRLSFGTVDGYSPFDGATYDYYTTVKGIFEKVKEHAGDIDFAVQPELLDLLSSGDFGRYANEQGDMSVCFISNNDITGGNSGSAMFNSKGELLGLAFDGNWEAMSSDIVFEPDLQRCIGVDVRYILFIIEKYGKAGNLVQELKIAR, from the coding sequence ATGAAATTCAGACTGACCGTCATCGTACTCCTTTCTATCTGTCTTTCGAAGGCTTTTGCCGATGAGGGAATGTGGTTGTTGGGAAATCTCAATAAGAACAAACAGACAGAACAAGTGATGAAACAACTTGGCTTGCAGATGCCTGTAAAAAAACTATATAATCCGAAGAAGCCTTGTCTTGCAGATGCTGTAGTGAGCTTCGGCGGCTTTTGTTCGGGGGTGGTTGTTTCCGAAGACGGTTTGGTGTTTACCAACCATCATTGCGGATTCAGCAGCATCCAGCAACATTCTTCGGTGGAACACGATTATCTGAAAGATGGCTTTGTGGCGCGTAGTCTTGAAGAAGAACTGCCGAATCCGGAGTTGTATGTCCGTTTCCTGCTTCGTACGGAAAATGTGACCAAACGGGTATTGTCTGCCGCCAAACATGCTAAAACGGAATCAGAACGCCGGGTAGCTGTCGATTCAGTCATGAATGTAATCGGCATGGAGATTTCGGAAAAGGACTCTACATTGACCGGGATAGTGGATGCCTATTATGCAGGAAATGAATTCTGGCTTTCCGTTTACCGGGATTATAATGATGTCCGCCTGGTATTTGCTCCCCCTTCTTCTGTTGGAAAGTTCGGGTGGGATACTGATAACTGGATGTGGCCACGCCATACGGGCGATTTTAGCGTCTTTCGCATCTATGCCAATAGCAAGAACGGCCCGGCGGATTATTCTCCTGAAAACGTGCCGTACCGCCCCGAATATGTGGCTCCTATCTCTTTGGACGGATATAAGGAAGGTTCGTTCTGCATGACCCTCGGTTATCCGGGAAGCACAGAGCGTTATCTTTCCTCGTATGGCATTGAGGAAATGATGAATGGCATCAATCAGGCTATGATTGATGTGCGTGGGGTAAAACAGGCTATTTGGAAACGGGAAATGGACCATCGTCCGGATATCCGTATCAAATATGCTTCCAAATATGATGAAAGCTCTAATTACTGGAAGAACAGTATCGGAACAAACAAGGCTATCAAGCATCTCAAAGTCTTGGAAAAGAAACGGGCTGCAGAGACTGCGCTCCGTGAATGGATTCAGTCGCACCCCGAAGAACGGGAAAAATTGCTTCGCCTGTTCTCCTCTCTGGAATTGAGTTATAGTAATCGTCGTGAAGCAAATCGTGCCTTGGCTTATTTCGGTGAAGCATTTATCAATGGTCCCGAGCTGGTTCAGCTTGCGCTTGAGATTCTGAACTTCGACTTTGAGGCGGAAGAGAAGCAGGTGGTAAGCCGCATGAAGAAACTGCTGGAGAAATATGATAACCTGGATACGGCTATTGACAAGGAAGTCTTTGCAGCCATGCTGAAAGAGTTTCAGACGAAAGTGGACAAGAAATATCTTCCTGCCATGTATCAGAAGATAGATACGCTTTACAACGGGAATATACAGGCTTATGTCGATTCATTGTACGCAACGTCCCAGATAACTTCACCGAAAGGCTTGAAACGTTTTCTGGAGCGGGATACAACGTATAATTTGTTTGAAGACCCTGCCGTATCCTTAAGTCTCGACCTGATTGTGAAATATTATGAGATGAACCAAAGCATCTCCGAAGCTTCGGAGCAGATAGAACAGGGAGAACGCTTGTTTAATGCAGCTATGCGCCGCATGTATGCCGATCGTAATTTCTACCCTGATGCCAATTCTACCATGCGTCTGAGTTTTGGAACGGTGGATGGTTATTCGCCTTTTGATGGGGCTACCTATGACTATTATACGACCGTGAAAGGTATTTTCGAAAAGGTGAAAGAACACGCTGGGGATATTGACTTTGCTGTCCAACCGGAATTGTTGGACTTGCTTTCTTCCGGTGACTTCGGCAGGTATGCCAATGAACAAGGTGACATGAGTGTCTGCTTTATCTCCAACAATGATATTACGGGCGGAAACTCCGGCAGTGCAATGTTCAACAGCAAGGGAGAATTGCTCGGTCTGGCTTTTGATGGCAACTGGGAAGCTATGAGCAGTGATATTGTTTTTGAACCGGATTTGCAACGGTGCATCGGAGTGGATGTCCGGTATATACTCTTTATTATAGAGAAATACGGAAAGGCGGGAAATCTTGTACAAGAATTGAAAATAGCCCGATAA
- a CDS encoding polysaccharide biosynthesis C-terminal domain-containing protein, with translation MAGLKTLAKDTAIYGLSSIVGRFLNYMLVPLYTAVLPASTGGYGVVSNVYAFTALMLVLLTFGMETGFFRFANKSGEEPMKVYANSLLSVGGVSLIFVLLCLLFLQPISNLLDYGNHPEFIAMMAVVVALDSFQCIPFAYLRYKKRPIKFAAIKLLSIVGGIGLNLFFLLLCPWLNIHYPETVSWFYDPDYLIGYIFISNLIVSVVQMFFFIPELRGFAYKLDRALLKRMVVYSFPVLILGLVGILNQTVDKMIYPFLFENRQEGLVQLGIYAATSKIAMVMAMFTQAFRYAYEPFVFGKDREGDNRKMYAAAMKYFLIFSLLAFLAVMFYLDLLRYLVARGYWEGLGVVAIVMLAEICKGIYFNLSFWYKLTDETRWGAYFSLIGCAIIVVMNILLVPTYGYIASAWASVAGYGSIMLLSYWMGQKKYPIQYDLKSIGLYVLFAAVLYVIGEQVPISNLVLRLAFRTVLLLLFVSYIIKRDLPLSQIPVINRFIKKK, from the coding sequence ATGGCTGGACTAAAAACATTAGCAAAAGATACTGCAATTTACGGGCTGAGTAGCATTGTCGGACGATTCCTTAACTATATGCTGGTGCCGTTGTACACGGCTGTTTTGCCGGCTTCCACAGGTGGGTATGGGGTCGTATCGAATGTTTATGCATTCACAGCCTTGATGCTCGTACTGCTAACGTTCGGTATGGAAACCGGATTCTTCCGTTTTGCCAATAAATCGGGAGAAGAACCGATGAAAGTATATGCCAACTCTTTGCTTTCGGTAGGTGGGGTATCGTTGATTTTCGTTCTTCTCTGCCTGTTGTTCCTACAGCCCATCTCCAATCTGCTGGACTATGGCAATCATCCGGAATTTATAGCGATGATGGCTGTTGTGGTGGCTTTAGACTCTTTTCAGTGCATTCCGTTCGCTTATCTACGCTATAAAAAACGACCGATAAAGTTTGCGGCTATCAAGCTGCTTTCCATTGTTGGCGGAATCGGGCTGAACCTGTTTTTCTTACTGTTATGCCCCTGGCTGAATATACATTATCCGGAAACTGTCTCATGGTTCTATGACCCCGATTATCTGATAGGTTATATCTTTATCAGTAACTTGATAGTCTCTGTTGTCCAGATGTTCTTCTTTATCCCTGAGCTGAGAGGTTTTGCCTACAAACTGGATAGGGCATTGCTGAAACGAATGGTTGTCTATTCTTTCCCGGTACTTATTTTGGGTTTGGTCGGTATTCTGAACCAGACGGTGGATAAGATGATTTATCCGTTCCTTTTCGAAAACCGGCAGGAAGGATTGGTGCAACTGGGTATTTATGCAGCTACCAGTAAAATAGCTATGGTGATGGCTATGTTTACACAAGCCTTCCGCTATGCTTACGAACCGTTTGTATTTGGCAAGGATCGTGAAGGGGACAACCGGAAAATGTATGCGGCGGCGATGAAATATTTCCTCATATTCTCGTTACTGGCTTTCCTTGCTGTGATGTTCTATCTCGATTTGCTGCGCTATCTGGTGGCAAGAGGATATTGGGAAGGGCTGGGAGTAGTGGCTATCGTGATGCTTGCGGAAATCTGTAAAGGTATCTATTTCAATCTCTCTTTCTGGTATAAACTGACGGACGAAACACGATGGGGAGCTTATTTCTCTCTGATAGGTTGTGCCATTATCGTAGTGATGAATATTCTGTTGGTTCCTACTTACGGCTATATTGCTTCTGCCTGGGCTTCCGTAGCCGGATATGGCTCCATCATGCTGTTATCTTACTGGATGGGACAGAAGAAATATCCGATTCAATATGACCTGAAAAGTATCGGGCTTTATGTGCTGTTTGCAGCGGTACTTTATGTGATTGGAGAACAAGTGCCAATCTCCAATCTTGTACTCCGGCTTGCTTTCCGTACCGTACTCTTGTTGTTGTTTGTAAGCTATATTATCAAGCGGGACTTGCCTTTGAGCCAGATTCCTGTTATTAACCGATTTATAAAGAAGAAATAA
- a CDS encoding DEAD/DEAH box helicase, with protein MKTFEELGVSPEIRRAIEEMGYENPMPVQEEVIPYLLGENNDVVALAQTGTGKTAAFGLPLLQQIDVKNRIPQSLILCPTRELCLQIAGDLNDYSKYIDGLKVLPVYGGSSIDSQIRSLKRGVHIIVATPGRLLDLMERKTVSLATIRNVVMDEADEMLNMGFTDSINAILADVPQERNTLLFSATMSPEIARISKNYLRDAKEITIGRKNESTNNVKHVVYTVQAKDKYEALKRIVDYYPQIYGIIFCRTRKETQEIADKLMQEGYNADSLHGELSQAQRDTVMQKFRIRNLQLLVATDVAARGLDVDNLTHVINYGLPDDTESYTHRSGRTGRAGKTGTSIAIINLRERGKLREIERIIGKKFIAGEMPTAAGICQKQLIKVIDDLEKVKVNEEEIADFMPEIYRKLEWLSKEDLIKRMVSHEFNRFAEYYRHRPEIEQPTIESRGERAGRGDRKEGGFEKRSRKAAPGFNRLFINLGKTDNFFPSDLIGLLNSNTRGRIELGRIDLMQNFSFFEVPEKEAVNVVKALSRAKWNSRKVVVEVSNEEGGKGRENGSGERKGGKRFGKGEEHAPRYENKDRKSKDTSAKGAKPGKKEKPSRAERGYSDARGPKKKDNWQEFFKDKEPDFSEEGWARRKPKK; from the coding sequence ATGAAGACATTTGAAGAGCTTGGCGTTTCTCCGGAGATACGTAGAGCAATTGAAGAAATGGGATACGAGAATCCCATGCCGGTACAAGAGGAAGTGATTCCGTACCTTTTAGGAGAAAATAATGATGTAGTAGCTCTTGCACAGACAGGAACAGGTAAAACAGCCGCATTCGGTCTGCCTCTGCTCCAACAGATTGACGTAAAGAACAGAATTCCACAATCGCTCATCCTCTGCCCTACACGTGAGCTTTGTCTCCAGATAGCGGGAGATTTGAATGATTATTCCAAATACATTGACGGACTGAAAGTATTGCCTGTATATGGCGGTTCTTCCATTGACAGCCAGATACGCAGCCTGAAACGGGGTGTGCATATCATCGTAGCCACTCCCGGACGCTTGCTGGACTTGATGGAGCGCAAGACCGTTTCCCTGGCTACCATCCGCAACGTTGTGATGGACGAAGCGGATGAGATGCTGAACATGGGATTTACGGATAGCATCAACGCTATTCTGGCTGATGTCCCGCAGGAACGTAATACATTGCTTTTCTCGGCTACTATGAGCCCGGAAATTGCGCGTATTTCAAAGAACTACCTGCGTGATGCCAAAGAAATCACTATCGGCCGTAAGAACGAAAGTACCAACAACGTAAAACACGTTGTCTACACCGTACAGGCTAAAGATAAATACGAGGCGCTAAAACGTATCGTCGATTACTACCCGCAAATATACGGCATCATTTTCTGCCGTACCCGTAAGGAAACTCAGGAAATCGCTGACAAATTAATGCAGGAAGGCTATAATGCCGACTCGCTGCATGGCGAACTTTCACAAGCACAGCGGGATACTGTTATGCAGAAATTTCGTATTCGCAACCTGCAACTGCTCGTTGCCACAGATGTAGCTGCCCGCGGTCTGGACGTGGACAATTTGACTCACGTTATCAACTACGGCTTGCCCGATGATACAGAAAGCTACACTCACCGTAGCGGACGTACGGGACGTGCCGGAAAGACCGGTACTTCTATCGCCATCATCAATCTCCGCGAAAGAGGAAAGTTAAGAGAAATAGAACGAATCATCGGCAAGAAATTCATTGCCGGAGAGATGCCGACTGCGGCAGGCATCTGCCAGAAGCAGTTGATTAAGGTTATTGACGACCTTGAAAAAGTAAAAGTAAACGAAGAAGAAATCGCGGACTTCATGCCGGAAATCTATCGTAAACTGGAATGGTTGAGCAAGGAAGACCTGATAAAACGAATGGTTTCGCACGAATTCAACCGTTTCGCAGAATATTACCGCCACCGCCCGGAAATAGAACAACCGACCATTGAAAGCCGTGGTGAACGTGCCGGAAGAGGTGACCGCAAAGAGGGCGGCTTCGAAAAGAGAAGCCGGAAAGCTGCCCCAGGCTTCAACCGCCTGTTTATCAATTTGGGTAAAACAGACAATTTCTTCCCTAGCGACCTTATCGGCTTGTTGAACAGTAATACACGCGGACGCATCGAATTGGGACGCATTGACTTGATGCAGAACTTCTCTTTCTTCGAAGTTCCTGAAAAGGAGGCTGTCAATGTCGTAAAAGCCTTGAGCCGTGCCAAATGGAATAGCCGTAAGGTTGTTGTAGAAGTGTCCAATGAGGAAGGCGGAAAAGGACGTGAAAACGGTTCAGGTGAACGCAAAGGCGGTAAACGATTCGGCAAAGGAGAAGAACATGCGCCACGCTATGAGAATAAAGACAGAAAATCCAAAGATACTTCTGCCAAAGGCGCGAAACCCGGTAAGAAGGAAAAACCAAGCCGTGCGGAACGGGGATATTCCGATGCCCGTGGACCGAAAAAGAAAGATAACTGGCAGGAGTTCTTCAAAGATAAGGAACCTGACTTCAGCGAAGAAGGATGGGCACGCAGAAAACCGAAGAAGTAA